One Xyrauchen texanus isolate HMW12.3.18 chromosome 44, RBS_HiC_50CHRs, whole genome shotgun sequence DNA segment encodes these proteins:
- the prdm15 gene encoding LOW QUALITY PROTEIN: PR domain zinc finger protein 15 (The sequence of the model RefSeq protein was modified relative to this genomic sequence to represent the inferred CDS: deleted 2 bases in 1 codon), producing the protein MAEQMPDEFIWCEDCGQYHNTECPELGPVITVKDSFVLSRARSSLPDSLEIRSAGERREGVFVLERLVKRTRFGPFEAKRVPSLRNDGLFPLKIFQKDGSVVCFDTSNEDDCNWMMLVRPATDHKHQNLTAYQQDDDVYFNTTQDVMPGTELRVWYGAFYAKKMNRPVLRPPVLPPPPEMASSKPGVPLVKEVPTEPPETLPDPDQILCQIQPVKITTAPTTDSPVQQVSGATSLGKTPNSALTPLEPVKKQGRPRRTRTQKHATSGVADVNQEVPVAVSSEQSPSTGAPDVPLPVVDVKELMTDGDGPSIKMPRVTRSPITSGKPVLRKQILRHGGNYKRVYQCCLCNKVFQNSSNLNRHVRSHGDKCFKCDECDKMFSRKESLKQHISYKHSKNEPDLEYRYKCSTCEKSFRVENALKFHNCRTDDKTFQCEICSRFFSTNSNLSKHKKKHGEKLYSCEICNKMFYRKDVMQDHQRRHVVGPKSMKREELEANGEEASKYRKEPSACPVCSKVFSCRSNMNKHLLTHGDKKYTCEICGRKFFRVDVLRDHIHVHFKDIALMDEQEREDFIKKIGISMEESDDSSDEEDEKNDPEHHKYSCKKCQMTFAKGRDYLKHIMDMHKEKGYNCTMCNRRFALKATYNAHLVIHRDRLVDPSVQKYIHPCEMCGRIFNSIGNLERHKIIHTGVKSHGCDQCGKSFARKDMLKEHLRVHDNVRDFLCAECGKGMKTKHALRHHMKLHKGIKEYECKECNRKFAQKVNMLKHYKRHTGTKDFMCELCGKTFSERNTMETHKLIHTVGKTFSCSVCDKKYVTQYMLQKHMQLTHEKVEAQSCHLCGTKVSTRASMNRHIRRKHPEIVTVTLDDLNDLQEPSTIDASTINITQTNVNLDKDSLAPEKTHRHSSPAKKKTKLLPQEPEPSDSDEYADFTIKAAEFTATVGDETSSAVQSIQQVVVLADPNAPSSFPSSTVSLTNITVTPITTPSPAQYTSLQPVAVSHLASSDRPLTLDSSILTVTFDAVSGSAMLHNRPADLQPEVVGPPGATAPQSVAHFINLTTFVNPLSHQLEQSGVTWRPVAPADGAHATTLEDAHSDPQAHQAPLEQPQAIGEQSHQIQSQVTGPPQQQTTAAPQMFSY; encoded by the exons ATGGCCGAGCAGATGCCAGATGAGTTTATTT GGTGTGAGGACTGCGGGCAGTACCACAACACTGAGTGTCCTGAGCTGGGGCCTGTTATCACGGTGAAGGACTCATTTGTTCTAAGTCGGGCACG ATCATCTTTACCAGACAGCTTGGAGATCAGGTCGGCTGGGGAGAGAAGAgaaggtgtgtttgtgcttgAGCGACTGGTTAAGAGGACTCGATTTGGCCCCTTTGAAGCCAAGAGGGTGCCTAGCCTTAGAAATGATGGGCTGTTTCCTTTAAAG ATATTCCAGAAAGATGGGTCAGTGGTGTGTTTTGACACATCCAATGAAGATGACTGTAACTGGATGATGTTGGTTCGACCTGCCACAGACCACAAACACCAGAATCTGACAGCCTACCAGCAAGATGACGATGTGTACTTCAACACAACACAG GATGTGATGCCTGGAACAGAATTGAGGGTCTGGTATGGAGCTTTTTATGCTAAAAAAATGAATCGGCCTGTTCTTAGGCCACCTGTGCTCCCTCCTCCACCAG AAATGGCTTCCAGCAAACCCGGAGTCCCTCTAGTGAAGGAGGTCCCAACCGAACCTCCAGAGACCCTTCCTGATCCAGACCAGATCCTCTGTCAGATACAGCCAGTTAAGATCACCACAGCACCCACCACAGACTCGCCTGTCCAGCAGGTGTCAGGGGCCACATCCCTGGGAAAGACCCCTAACAGTGCCCTCACCCCACTAGAGCCAGTCAAAAAACAAGGCAGGCCACGGCGAACAAGAACACAGAAACATGCTACAAGTGGAGTAGCCGATGTCAATCAAG AAGTTCCAGTTGCAGTGTCCAGTGAGCAGTCTCCCAGTACTGGAGCTCCAGATGTTCCCCTGCCTGTAGTGGATGTCAAAGAACTCATGACTGATGGAGACGGCCCGTCAATCAAAATGCCTCGGGTGACACGCTCCCCCATCACCTCTGGGAA ACCTGTTTTGAGGAAGCAAATACTGCGGCATGGTGGCAATTATAAAAGAGTTTACCAGTGTTGCCTCTGCAATAAGGTGTTTCAGAACAGCAGCAACCTCAACCGACATGTTCGTTCCCACG GTGACAAGTGTTTTAAGTGTGATGAGTGTGACAAGATGTTCAGTCGAAAAGAGAGTCTTAAACAGCATATTTCATACAAACACAGCAAGAATGAG CCTGATCTAGAATATAGGTACAAATGTTCGACCTGTGAGAAATCTTTCCGTGTGGAAAATGCCTTAAAATTTCATAACTGCAGGACAG ATGACAAGACGTTCCAGTGTGAGATATGCTCTAGATTTTTCTCCACTAATAGTAATTTGTCCAAGCACAAGAAGAAACATGGAGAGAAACTCTATTCCTGTGAGATCTGCAACAAGATGTTTTACCGCAAAGACGTCATGCAAGACCACCAGAGACGGCATGTTGTTG GCCCAAAGAGCATGAAACGCGAGGAGCTTGAAGCCAACGGAGAGGAGGCATCCAAGTACAGGAAGGAGCCTTCAGCATGTCCTGTCTGTAGCAAG GTGTTTTCCTGTCGGAGTAACATGAACAAACACTTACTAACCCACGGGGATAAGAAATACACCTGTGAGATCTGCGGCCGCAAGTTCTTCCGTGTTGACGTCCTGAGAGATCACATCCATGTGCACTTCAAG GACATCGCCTTAATGGATGAGCAGGAGAGAGAAGACTTCATTAAGAAGATTGGCATCTCTATGGAGGAGAGTGATGACAGCTCGGACGAGGAGGATGAAAAGAATGATCCAGAACATCATAAATACAGCTGCAAGAAGTGTCAG ATGACGTTTGCCAAGGGTCGGGACTATCTGAAACACATAATGGACATGCATAAGGAAAAAGGTTACAACTGTACTATGTGTAATCGCCGTTTTGCTCTGAAAGCCACGTACAACGCTCACCTGGTCATCCATCGTGATCGCTTAGTCGATCCTTCAGTGCAGAA GTACATCCATCCATGTGAAATGTGTGGACGGATCTTCAACAGTATCGGGAACCTGGAAAGGCACAAAATCATCCACACAG GAGTGAAGAGCCATGGCTGTGATCAATGTGGAAAGTCCTTTGCTAGAAAAGACATGCTGAAAGAACATCTGAGAGTCCATGACAACGTCCGAGACTTTCTGTGTGCAGAGTGTGGGAAAG GCATGAAGACAAAACACGCCCTACGACATCATATGAAGCTACATAAGGGAATTAAAGAATATGAATGTAAAGAGTGTAACCGCAAGTTTGCCCAGAAAGTCAATATGCTGAAACATTACAAAAGACACACAG GTACAAAGGACTTTATGTGTGAATTGTGCGGAAAGACCTTTAGTGAGCGGAACACAATGGAGACACACAAGCTTATTCATACAG TTGGAAAGACGTTTTCTTGCTCTGTCTGTGATAAGAAGTATGTGACTCAGTATATGCTGCAGAAACACATGCAGTTGACTCATGAGAAAGTGGAGGCTCAAAGCTGCCACCTGTGTGGCACCAAAGTCTCCACCCGTGCCTCCATGAACCGCCACATTCGCCGCAAACACCCTGAG ATTGTGACCGTAACATTGGATGACCTTAATGATCTTCAGGAACCATCTACAATTGATGCCTCCACAATCAATATCACACAG ACCAATGTGAATTTGGACAAAGACTCTCTCGCTCCAGAAAAAACCCACCGGCACTCCAGTCCTGCCAAGAAAAAGACAAAACTCCTGCCTCAAGAGCCGGAGCCATCTGATTCAGATGAGTATGCTGACTTCACCATCAAAGCTGCTGAGTTCACAGCGACCGTGGGAGATGAAACCAGCTCTGCTGTGCAGAGCATTCAGCAG gtggtgGTGTTAGCTGACCCCAACGCC CCCAGCTCCTTCCCCTCCAGCACAGTCAGTTTGACCAACATTACAGTAACCCCCATCACCACACCATCTCCAGCCCAGTACACCAGCCTGCAGCCAGTTGCCGTCAGCCACCTCGCCTCGAGCGATCGACCCCTCACACTGGACAGCTCCATACTCACTGTGACCTTTGATGCAGTCAGCGGCTCAGCCATGCTGCACAACCGGCCAGCTGATCTCCAGCCAGAGGTAGTGGGGCCCCCAGGGGCCACAGCTCCACAATCGGTCGCGCATTTCATAAACCTCACCACCTTCGTCAACCCACTCTCCCATCAGCTAGAGCAGTCTGGTGTAACCTGGAGGCCAGTTGCCCCCGCCGATGGTGCTCACGCAACCACCTTGGAGGATGCCCATTCGGACCCACAAGCCCACCAGGCACCCCTGGAACAGCCACAAGCAATTGGAGAACAGAGCCATCAGATCCAGTCACAAGTCACTGGACCTCCCCAGCAACAGACCACTGCAGCTCCCCAGATGTTCAGCTACTGA